A window of Desulfobulbus oralis genomic DNA:
GCCACGCCGCAGATCAGGCCGCCGATCACGCCGGCCAGCGTTTTTTTGGGGCTGATGCGGGGAAAGACCTTGCGTTTGCCAAAGCGGCGACCCGCATAGTAGGCGCCCGTATCCGAGCCGGCGGTAATCGCTGCCAGAAGAATCAGCCAGAGGCTGCGGTGGGGCGCGGCGTTCAGCAGCAGCAGGCAGGCGCTGCACAGGCCTATGTAGAGGACAGCCAGTGCGCCACTGCCCAGAAGCTCCATGAGCTCTTCCTCTCGCCCGTAGAGGTTCAGCCCCATGAGGAGCAGGCCGAAAAGCGCCGCGAGCAAGCCCAAAAGGACCATTTGCGGCTGGCCGCCAAAGGCCGCCAGGGCCGGCAAGGCGGCACAGGCCATGCAGCAAGCGCGAAGACTACCGCCCAGGGCGGGCGCTGCCATGCGGAAATATTCGTGCAGCCCCAGGCCGGTTGCGGC
This region includes:
- a CDS encoding phosphatidate cytidylyltransferase, yielding MNRVLPGLLMAAAWLLLSFGPAALMGIVLLAATGLGLHEYFRMAAPALGGSLRACCMACAALPALAAFGGQPQMVLLGLLAALFGLLLMGLNLYGREEELMELLGSGALAVLYIGLCSACLLLLNAAPHRSLWLILLAAITAGSDTGAYYAGRRFGKRKVFPRISPKKTLAGVIGGLICGVAAALLVHALFRGPMGFAALAAAAALLVLAGITGDLAESMIKRCCGVKDSGTLLAGHGGVLDRIDSMLLAGPLLYALLFWQGLL